GTGGTTTATGGACGTGTGACCAGCGTCCTTGTTGGTAGAGATAAGCGCCGAATAAAGAGCCTAGTAAAATCGTTTTGCCATCATCAGACATAGCAATAGAATTAACGAGGGTATTCGCAAGTAGCCCAGATTGATCAGGGTTATTTAAATGCTTCCATTGTTTATTTTGGTAAAGAAACACACCGTTATTGTGGGTTGCGATGACCATAGTGCTGCCATCTTTTGAGATGTTGCTCGCGTAGATCCAACTCTGCTTTGTCAGTGGCTGTTTTGTGGGTATGGTCAGGTGTTGCCAGTGATTGTTTTGCCACAGGTAAGCGCCATGATTCATGGTGCCTATCAGTATTTTATCGCCATTTTTTGAGCTTGAAAGTGTATAAATCCATGAATTTTTAGGTAAAGAAGGGGATTGTGTTGAGGCGCTGAGGTGCTGCCAGTGGCCTTGATCGTAGAGGTAGGCACTGTGTGAGCGAGTGCCTACGAGTATTTTTTTCGCATCGCTAATAATTTGTGCTGAAAATATGCGAACATCATTAGGTAGTTCTTTGATTAGTTTGCTAAATATTGACTTTTGAGTCATTGCAATAAAATTAATGTGGGATGAATTATTAAATTGGGGGAGATTGTGCTTTAGTTGGTTGCAGCTATCCCCTTGGCATAGAAAACTGCCAACAGACTGAGTATTAACATATAACGCATCTCCTGAGTCGATTAAGGAGAGTGAGTCGATTTGGGTGCCGACAGGTAAGCTAGGTTGGACAAGGCGAACCCAGCCATCGTTAATTAAGCCGTCATCTTGTTGAAAGGTAAACTTATTTGCATAGGCACAGACTATCGCTGCAAAATATACTGAAATTGCAGTAAAGAAAACTGTTTTACTAAAAATACTTTTAATATAAAAATATTTTAACATATTCTCTCTTAAAACAAAGACATTGCCAGTCGGGGGAACCCAGGCCGTCTGTGGTATAAGGTTTTATTAAGCGTCGGGCTATTATAGTGCTAAAAACACTTTTTTTCTACATAAAAAGTAGGTTGTTTTTTGATATTTTCTTTCCTGTATGCATAAATAGGCTTTGTCATTAGTGTGTGATTATACTAATTGCTTTTATTTTATATAAAAATCAATGAGTAACAATTTTTTAATGTACGTTGTTACATGTTGCTAGAGTGCTTTGGTATTAAAAGTGAGTATTGACATTTTTTTAAAAAATTTATATATTGATACATGTAAATATAACAATTTAATTTGTTGAGAGGTGGTTTTGAAAAGACTCGGGTTTTTGGACCGTTATTTAACGGCTTGGATTTTTATCGCGATTACGATAGGTTTGCTTGTTGACTATTTTATACCTCATGCAGGCCAGGTTATTAGTCATTTCGAATATGGCACGACAAATGTGCTCATTGCAATTGGTTTGATTGTGATGATGTATCCACCACTGGCAAAAGTAGACTACCGAAAAGTTCCTGAAGTTTTTAAAAATAAGAGGGTGTTGAGACTCTCTTTGCTGCAAAACTGGCTAATTGGTCCGATATTGATGTTTATTCTTGCTTTGATTTTTTTCATAACCAACCTGGCTTGATGATAGGGCTGATTTTGATCGGTATTGCGCGTTGTGTGGCGATGGTCATCGTTTGGAATGATTTGGCTGGAGGTAGCCGAGAGTATTGTGCCGGCTTGGTGGCATTAAACTCAGTTTTTACCGTTATTTTTTACTCGGCGTATGCCTATCTATTTATTACCTTGTTACCTAGGTTGTTTGGCTTGAAAAGTACTGTTGTTCATCTATCAATGTTGGAGATAACAAAGAGTGTATTTATCTATCTAGGTATTCCTTTTATTTTAGGCTTTTTAAGTCGTGTGATTTTAATTCGATTAAAATCCATAGAATGGTACGAAAATAAATTTATTCCGGTGATATCGCCTTTGACGTTGTTTGCTCTATTATTTACCATTATTATTATGTTTGCTTTGAAAGGTGATCATGTCATTGCTTTACCGATACAGGTGATTCACGTCGCTGTGCCATTATTGGTTTATTTCGCTCTCATGTTTTTTATCTCTTTTTATCTGTCCTTTAAGGTGAAAGCGCCTTATGAGCAAGCAGCTTCGTTGAGTTTTACCGCAGCTTCTAATAACTTTGAGTTGGCAATTGCTGTTGCTATCGCTGTGTTTGGAATTCATTCTGATCAAGCATTTGTCGGGGTGATTGGGCCACTGGTTGAGGTGCCAGTGTTAATTGGCCTGGTTAATGTTTCTCTTTGGTTGAAAAGTAAGTTTTTTATGAGGCCTGATCAGACGGAAGTAAA
This genomic stretch from Piscirickettsia litoralis harbors:
- a CDS encoding WD40 repeat domain-containing protein translates to MLKYFYIKSIFSKTVFFTAISVYFAAIVCAYANKFTFQQDDGLINDGWVRLVQPSLPVGTQIDSLSLIDSGDALYVNTQSVGSFLCQGDSCNQLKHNLPQFNNSSHINFIAMTQKSIFSKLIKELPNDVRIFSAQIISDAKKILVGTRSHSAYLYDQGHWQHLSASTQSPSLPKNSWIYTLSSSKNGDKILIGTMNHGAYLWQNNHWQHLTIPTKQPLTKQSWIYASNISKDGSTMVIATHNNGVFLYQNKQWKHLNNPDQSGLLANTLVNSIAMSDDGKTILLGSLFGAYLYQQGRWSHVHKPHHNLNLKTITATYVSPNGKTMLIGTQLGMIYIRQLGLFEKQIN